A window of the Arachis duranensis cultivar V14167 chromosome 5, aradu.V14167.gnm2.J7QH, whole genome shotgun sequence genome harbors these coding sequences:
- the LOC107488120 gene encoding uncharacterized protein LOC107488120 — MTDLSETQQPPRTNVVLMAANAVLLAENQRMAELLAAMQNNGRRKNENKKANAEQHEEHQSESNAKTGETHLKTGRRQTNFFFEKIMNFKMPKNFTLPMTLAPDKGIGDPKVHVTKFESMMFLNRDSDPILCRYFPTFLDGATLLWFSNLPAGSITSFDEFAKLFINHFATSKIYVGDLDYLSTIRQGQHESLKDYMTRFTTVAMEIPDLNPEVQLHAIKSGLRPGKFQEAIIVTKSKILEEFWDKATGQIKIEELHETRRNVRPPFRKEEDKPYRSQNKDSKKPFKLAPKFNSYTRFNTKREDIIKEILHNKLIKPPSRAGSYQDQRHVDKSKHYAFHKKFGHTTDESVIAKDLLKRLARQGHLDKFISGQIQQNQ; from the coding sequence ATGACGGACCTTTCAGAGACTCAGCAACCTCCTCGAACCAATGTCGTCCTCATGGCCGCCAATGCTGTTTTGCTAGCAGAAAACCAACGGATGGCCGAGCTGTTAGCAGCAATGCAGAACAATGGCAGAAGGAAGAATGAGAACAAGAAGGCAAATGCCGAGCAACACGAAGAACATCAGTCAGAGTCCAATGCAAAGACAGGGGAAACACACCTCAAAACAGGAAGACgacaaaccaatttttttttcgaaaaaataatgaatttcaaAATGCCTAAGAATTTTACACTCCCCATGACTTTGGCACCAGACAAGGGGATCGGAGATCCTAAAGTCCATGTCACAAAATTTGAATCTATGATGTTTCTTAATAGGGACTCCGATCCCATTTTGTGCCGATATTTTCCAACTTTTTTAGATGGAGCTACTCTATTATGGTTTTCTAACTTACCTGCAGGTTCCATAACCAGTTTTGATGAGTTCGCCAAGTTGTTCATAAATCACTTTGCAACATCCAAAATTTATGTGGGAGACTTAGACTACCTTAGCACAATCAGGCAAGGACAGCACGAAAGTCTAAAAGACTACATGACACGCTTCACAACAGTAGCCATGGAGATCCCTGACCTCAATCCAGAAGTGCAATTACACGCTATCAAGAGTGGTCTCCGACCTGGAAAGTTTCAGGAAGCTATCATTGTCACAAAGTCGAAAATATTGGAAGAATTCTGGGACAAAGCAACTggacaaatcaaaatagaggAGCTACACGAAACCCGAAGGAATGTGAGGCCACCATTCAGGAAGGAAGAGGACAAGCCTTACAGGTCCCAGAATAAGGACTCTAAAAAACCTTTTAAGTTAGCTCCGAAGTTTAATTCATATACCAGATTCAATACCAAAAGAGAGGATATcatcaaggagatactacacaACAAACTAATAAAGCCACCAAGCAGAGCCGGTTCATACCAAGACCAGAGGCATGTCGATAAGTCAAAACACTACGCCTTCCACAAAAAATTTGGCCACACAACCGACGAGAGCGTAATCGCCAAGGACCTACTGAAGAGATTGGCCAGGCAAGGCCACCTGGACAAGTTCATAAGTGGACAAATacaacaaaatcaatga